A part of Armatimonadota bacterium genomic DNA contains:
- a CDS encoding spermine synthase has translation MTAMQARVWPRSSFGGVDSSVGILPKYSNPASAAEGPLADQREEKDHLHKTGGVSVVLRIVVFGSGAVLMGLEIVGSRLIAPFFGSSVFVWGGLISIFLGALSLGYYLGGTMADRWPRPAVLAGLLMLAGLTILALTVAARPILLAFDAWDLGPRLNPMLASIVLFAMPSVLMGMTSPFAIKLVARDLSTVGSKAGVLYALSTAGSIAGTVGTAFFLIPAMGVRAILYLLGGTLLALAGMLVAAHERLIRPALGVAVLILALSATSPLQGAPIKLPVSRVLYEKDSVYHQISVTEDGLNRYLRFNRSFQGGMVLRDPFESPFLYTSYAHLAHAFHPAMRRVLIIGLGAGSIPKRFTRDYADVSVDSIELDPAVAEVAKRFFEVKEDGRHRIVIQDGRVFLRRSEAKYDLIILDAYFAEGIPFHLATREFLEMVRTRLAPGGIVVSNIIGALDGPQSRLFRALYKTYGRVFPGLYPFPTAFGLDRNPTEIRTIILVASARAGMTSGEITAIARRLRAEGRVRLPLDRYARDLYENKVSTDDVPVLTDDYAPVDILPVYGWEPERTR, from the coding sequence GTGACTGCGATGCAGGCCCGAGTGTGGCCACGATCTTCGTTCGGCGGGGTAGACTCATCGGTTGGAATCCTCCCGAAGTATAGCAACCCTGCATCCGCGGCAGAAGGCCCGCTCGCAGATCAGCGCGAAGAAAAGGACCATCTCCACAAGACAGGAGGCGTCTCGGTGGTACTCCGCATCGTCGTGTTCGGCAGCGGCGCAGTGCTGATGGGTCTCGAGATCGTGGGCAGCCGGCTGATCGCACCTTTCTTTGGCAGCTCCGTGTTCGTATGGGGCGGATTGATAAGCATCTTCCTGGGCGCGTTGAGTCTGGGCTACTACCTTGGCGGCACGATGGCCGACAGGTGGCCCAGGCCGGCTGTGCTAGCCGGCCTGCTCATGCTTGCGGGCCTGACCATACTGGCGCTTACGGTGGCGGCACGCCCAATTCTGCTGGCGTTCGACGCGTGGGACCTGGGGCCGCGGCTGAACCCCATGCTTGCCTCGATCGTGCTCTTCGCGATGCCCAGCGTACTGATGGGGATGACGTCACCGTTTGCGATCAAACTGGTCGCGAGAGACCTCAGCACCGTCGGCTCCAAAGCGGGAGTGCTCTACGCGCTCTCGACCGCCGGCAGCATCGCCGGGACCGTAGGCACCGCCTTCTTCCTGATCCCAGCCATGGGAGTACGGGCAATCCTCTACCTGTTGGGAGGCACGCTGCTGGCACTGGCGGGCATGCTGGTCGCAGCGCACGAGCGGCTGATCCGCCCTGCCCTGGGGGTCGCGGTGTTGATCCTGGCCCTCTCTGCCACATCCCCGCTACAGGGAGCGCCGATCAAGCTCCCGGTCTCGCGCGTGCTCTACGAGAAGGACAGCGTCTACCATCAGATCAGCGTCACGGAGGACGGCCTCAACCGCTACCTCCGGTTCAACCGATCGTTCCAGGGTGGGATGGTCCTGCGCGACCCATTCGAGAGCCCGTTTCTGTACACGTCGTACGCGCACCTGGCCCACGCCTTCCACCCGGCAATGAGGCGTGTGCTGATCATCGGGCTGGGCGCCGGCTCTATTCCAAAGCGGTTCACACGCGACTACGCCGACGTCAGCGTGGACAGCATCGAGCTCGACCCAGCGGTGGCTGAGGTGGCCAAACGGTTCTTTGAGGTCAAGGAGGACGGGCGCCACCGCATCGTCATCCAGGACGGCCGCGTGTTCCTCCGCCGCAGCGAGGCGAAGTACGACCTGATCATCCTGGACGCCTACTTTGCCGAGGGCATCCCTTTTCACCTGGCCACCCGGGAGTTCCTAGAGATGGTCCGCACCCGGCTCGCGCCAGGCGGCATAGTCGTCTCCAACATCATCGGCGCGCTGGATGGCCCCCAGAGCCGGCTATTTCGCGCGCTATACAAGACCTACGGCAGGGTCTTCCCAGGGCTGTACCCGTTCCCCACCGCGTTCGGCCTGGACCGCAACCCTACCGAGATCCGTACGATCATCCTGGTGGCGAGCGCGCGGGCAGGGATGACCAGCGGAGAGATCACGGCGATCGCGCGGCGCCTGCGCGCGGAGGGGCGGGTGCGCCTTCCCCTCGACCGTTACGCGAGAGACCTCTATGAAAACA
- the pyk gene encoding pyruvate kinase, translating into MQGCYTSGGFQPMSLPRRTKIVATLGPASQSPEVLRGMLAAGVNVVRLNFSHDTPDEHAHRLKSARRAAGEIGAPLGVLVDLPGAKIRVGDLPGGAVDLAAGDEVVLCAGTTADEGTIPVDYAHLADDVRPGQHIFMQDGELDLVVGRVVAGRVHCTVEFGGRLREHAGVNLPGARLSMPVVTEDDLIALGWGMAHGVDFAGLSFIESADDVEQVRRWIEDRGGAIRLVAKIERRRALDKLEEIVLASDGIMIARGDLAVETSIEEVPVVQKAIIGLCNRHGKPVITATQMLESMVVRPRPTRAEAADVANAVFDGTDALMLSGETAIGRHPVGSVATMATIAARAEEALPYEHLLFRHTRERVGESGEAIALAACQAAEAIGAAAIVAATGSGSTARRVSRLRPRRPIVAVTHTAETLRQLSLTWGVWPVLVEQIGDIDTLIARGVRAAVELGIARPGDQVVVTAGVPIGQPGTTNFLKVVKVEG; encoded by the coding sequence ATGCAGGGTTGCTATACTTCGGGAGGATTCCAACCGATGAGTCTACCCCGCCGAACGAAGATCGTGGCCACACTCGGGCCTGCATCGCAGTCACCCGAGGTCCTCCGAGGCATGCTTGCGGCCGGTGTGAACGTGGTGCGCCTGAACTTCTCCCACGACACGCCCGACGAGCACGCGCACCGCCTCAAGTCGGCACGCCGTGCCGCCGGCGAGATAGGAGCGCCGCTTGGCGTGCTGGTGGACCTGCCAGGAGCCAAGATCCGCGTCGGGGACCTGCCCGGTGGAGCGGTTGACCTGGCCGCGGGCGACGAGGTCGTTCTGTGCGCGGGCACCACGGCGGACGAGGGTACGATTCCCGTGGACTACGCGCACCTGGCAGACGACGTGCGCCCCGGCCAGCACATCTTCATGCAGGATGGGGAGCTGGACCTGGTGGTTGGCCGCGTGGTCGCGGGCCGGGTGCACTGCACCGTCGAGTTCGGGGGGCGGCTGCGCGAGCACGCTGGCGTGAACCTGCCCGGCGCCCGGCTCAGCATGCCGGTCGTCACCGAGGACGACCTGATTGCCCTTGGCTGGGGAATGGCCCACGGCGTGGACTTCGCCGGCCTGTCGTTCATCGAAAGCGCGGACGACGTCGAGCAGGTCCGGCGGTGGATCGAGGATCGTGGTGGGGCCATTCGGCTCGTGGCCAAGATCGAGCGGCGCCGCGCCTTGGACAAGCTCGAGGAGATCGTCCTCGCCTCCGACGGGATAATGATCGCCCGGGGCGACCTGGCTGTGGAGACCTCGATTGAGGAGGTCCCGGTGGTCCAGAAGGCGATCATCGGTCTATGCAACAGGCACGGGAAGCCGGTCATCACCGCCACGCAGATGCTGGAGAGCATGGTGGTCCGCCCGCGGCCAACGCGGGCCGAGGCCGCGGATGTCGCCAACGCGGTGTTCGACGGCACCGACGCGCTGATGCTCTCGGGTGAGACGGCCATCGGACGGCATCCGGTCGGGTCCGTCGCGACGATGGCCACCATCGCGGCCCGGGCCGAGGAAGCGCTGCCATACGAGCATCTCTTGTTCAGGCACACGCGCGAACGGGTGGGCGAGTCGGGCGAGGCCATCGCGCTGGCCGCCTGCCAGGCCGCGGAGGCGATCGGTGCCGCCGCCATCGTCGCTGCGACCGGCTCCGGCAGCACCGCGCGTCGGGTATCGCGGTTGCGTCCGCGACGTCCGATCGTCGCGGTAACGCACACCGCTGAGACGCTGCGGCAGCTCTCGCTCACTTGGGGTGTTTGGCCGGTGCTGGTTGAGCAGATCGGCGACATTGACACGCTGATCGCGCGCGGCGTAAGGGCGGCGGTCGAGCTCGGCATCGCGCGGCCCGGCGATCAGGTGGTGGTGACGGCCGGGGTTCCGATAGGCCAGCCAGGGACGACCAACTTCCTCAAGGTCGTGAAAGTTGAGGGCTAA